From the genome of Clostridium sp. BNL1100, one region includes:
- a CDS encoding AI-2E family transporter, producing the protein MANTRKIIFYIILILLVIGTAVFVYFYIDKIIKILFPFFMAALIAYIIYPMVIRFERKGVKRSVSIILIYVFIALTLIFFGIYIMPEVLSNGKELFKTLPNITSSYREYFNNCISRIKASKWPPEVKNLIFNEINYGSGFLQVYAARIMKKTLSVLASSIVIMLNIVLSMLIAYYFLKDAETLKNSTLMLVPKKMRNDFINTGRELNAIATHFIQGQLTTALIVGTMETIGLYLVRIKYPFVLGLLGGVANMIPYFGPFLGAIPAVAVALLQSPYKAALAALVFIVVQQIDNAFISPKIIEGKLGLHPVTTIIAVLVGGEFFGIIGMLIGVPVAAMLKVILKKVIDLIV; encoded by the coding sequence ATGGCTAACACAAGAAAAATTATATTTTACATAATATTAATACTATTAGTAATTGGTACAGCAGTATTTGTCTATTTCTATATTGATAAAATAATTAAGATTCTTTTTCCATTTTTTATGGCTGCCTTGATAGCATACATTATATATCCCATGGTTATAAGGTTTGAACGTAAAGGAGTAAAAAGAAGTGTATCAATAATTTTGATTTATGTATTTATTGCTCTGACTCTGATTTTTTTTGGTATTTACATTATGCCTGAGGTTCTGAGTAACGGAAAGGAGCTTTTTAAAACCCTCCCCAATATAACAAGCAGTTATCGAGAGTATTTTAATAACTGCATATCCCGAATAAAGGCAAGTAAATGGCCCCCGGAAGTAAAAAACCTGATTTTTAATGAGATTAATTATGGCTCCGGGTTTCTACAGGTTTATGCTGCCAGAATAATGAAGAAAACACTGTCTGTACTTGCTTCCTCAATTGTAATCATGCTTAACATAGTACTGTCCATGTTAATAGCATACTACTTTTTAAAGGATGCAGAAACTTTGAAAAATTCCACGCTCATGCTTGTCCCAAAAAAAATGAGAAATGATTTTATAAATACAGGAAGGGAATTAAATGCAATAGCCACCCATTTCATTCAGGGACAGCTTACGACGGCACTTATTGTTGGTACAATGGAAACTATTGGACTTTACCTTGTCAGGATAAAATATCCATTTGTGCTTGGACTGCTGGGGGGCGTGGCAAATATGATTCCATATTTCGGCCCGTTTCTGGGGGCTATTCCGGCAGTTGCGGTGGCATTACTGCAATCGCCCTATAAAGCTGCTTTAGCGGCACTTGTTTTTATAGTTGTTCAGCAAATTGATAATGCATTTATTTCTCCCAAAATTATTGAAGGAAAACTGGGACTGCATCCTGTGACAACAATCATTGCGGTACTGGTGGGAGGAGAATTTTTTGGTATTATAGGAATGTTGATAGGAGTGCCTGTGGCGGCAATGTTGAAAGTTATTCTTAAAAAGGTAATAGATTTGATAGTGTAG
- a CDS encoding YtxH domain-containing protein: protein MLRNFTKGLVIGGLIGASISVLTNPEVVDPRMRRRMMKSGRKILHRSNNMLGEMIQMFR from the coding sequence ATGTTGAGAAATTTTACAAAAGGTTTGGTAATCGGAGGATTAATTGGTGCATCTATCAGTGTTTTAACAAATCCTGAGGTAGTTGATCCCAGAATGAGAAGAAGGATGATGAAGTCCGGAAGAAAAATTTTACATCGTTCAAACAATATGCTGGGTGAAATGATTCAAATGTTCAGATGA
- a CDS encoding PRC-barrel domain-containing protein — MLSMYSHVLGLPVISASNGLKIGNLKDVVFSRENKGVIAFVMEKGGNPVKGNVVMLHDVLSLGNDALIVSNPDCLLNYRKFKKSFEKSEKIELRGLKIYTRQGEDIGVVQDILFDYRTGKVEGVQVSDGLVQDILRGRSILPFIGKVEISNSNILIENGAVEEMVSTGGGLRSRLGQNTLM; from the coding sequence ATGTTGAGTATGTACAGCCATGTTTTAGGACTGCCGGTAATAAGTGCAAGCAATGGATTGAAAATAGGAAATCTGAAGGATGTTGTATTTTCCAGAGAAAATAAAGGCGTAATAGCTTTTGTAATGGAAAAGGGAGGTAATCCTGTAAAAGGTAACGTGGTAATGCTGCATGACGTTCTGAGTCTGGGTAATGATGCATTGATAGTTAGTAATCCGGACTGTCTGCTCAATTACAGAAAGTTTAAGAAATCCTTTGAAAAAAGCGAGAAAATTGAGCTTCGGGGATTGAAAATATATACCCGGCAAGGAGAGGATATAGGAGTTGTTCAAGATATCCTTTTTGACTACAGAACAGGCAAAGTTGAAGGAGTGCAGGTTTCTGACGGCTTGGTTCAGGACATCCTCAGAGGAAGAAGTATTCTACCTTTTATCGGCAAGGTTGAAATAAGCAATAGTAATATTTTAATTGAAAACGGAGCAGTTGAAGAGATGGTAAGTACAGGCGGAGGCTTACGAAGCCGGCTTGGGCAAAATACTTTAATGTAA
- a CDS encoding DUF1015 domain-containing protein: MNNYKKTLSELGLIIPKIMLPDSKYQLEKWAVVACDQYTSERGYWEKVADLTKGNPSTYNIIFPEVYLEDGDSDTRINTINNNMDNYIQSGTLNELEDCFILVDRKTTHTQSRKGLMVALDLECYNYTKGSCTFIRATEGTVIERLPPRIKIRQNAPIELPHIMVLIDDPDRKVIEPLAQKADKLEKLYDFELMMDGGHIKGYRVSDEEDLSSVAEALSQLADLENFRKKYDLENQEDVLLFAVGDGNHSLASAKGHWENVKSSLSYEEQQNHPARYALVELVNVHDEGLVFEPIHRVLFNVDAKNLLNEFSAYYKNNSGSRDSKPHVFKYITSNGSGEILIDNPVSNLEVGTLQAFLDYYMKEHPQVKIDYIHGEDVVTKLGSQPGNMGIYLPSMNKTDLFKTVILDGALPRKTFSMGEAEEKRFYLECRKIK; the protein is encoded by the coding sequence ATGAATAATTACAAAAAAACACTATCAGAATTAGGTTTAATAATTCCAAAAATTATGCTCCCTGATTCAAAATATCAACTTGAAAAATGGGCTGTTGTTGCATGTGATCAATACACATCCGAACGCGGTTACTGGGAAAAAGTTGCGGACCTTACTAAGGGTAATCCCTCCACCTATAATATAATCTTTCCTGAGGTATATTTGGAGGATGGTGACAGTGACACCAGAATAAATACAATTAACAATAACATGGATAACTATATACAATCCGGTACGTTAAATGAACTGGAGGACTGTTTTATTCTTGTAGACAGGAAAACTACCCATACCCAGTCGAGAAAGGGGCTTATGGTCGCACTTGATCTTGAATGTTATAACTATACAAAGGGTTCTTGCACTTTCATAAGAGCTACCGAGGGTACAGTCATAGAGAGACTTCCTCCCCGTATAAAAATTCGTCAGAATGCTCCTATAGAGCTTCCTCATATTATGGTTCTTATAGACGACCCGGACAGAAAGGTTATTGAACCTTTGGCTCAAAAAGCTGATAAACTGGAAAAGTTGTATGACTTCGAGCTTATGATGGACGGAGGACACATAAAAGGCTATCGAGTGTCTGATGAAGAAGATCTTTCCTCAGTTGCAGAGGCACTGTCTCAACTTGCTGACTTGGAAAATTTCCGTAAAAAATATGATCTGGAAAATCAGGAAGATGTACTGCTATTTGCAGTGGGCGACGGTAATCATTCTCTTGCCTCGGCAAAAGGCCACTGGGAAAACGTTAAATCAAGTCTTTCCTACGAAGAACAGCAAAACCATCCCGCAAGATATGCATTAGTTGAGCTTGTAAACGTCCACGACGAAGGTCTGGTATTTGAACCTATTCACAGGGTATTGTTTAATGTAGATGCAAAAAATCTTTTAAATGAGTTTTCTGCTTACTACAAAAACAATTCAGGTAGTAGGGACTCAAAACCACATGTATTCAAGTACATAACCTCAAACGGTTCAGGAGAAATCCTGATCGATAATCCTGTAAGCAATCTGGAAGTAGGTACACTTCAGGCTTTCCTTGATTATTACATGAAAGAACACCCTCAAGTTAAAATTGATTATATTCACGGTGAGGATGTTGTAACAAAACTCGGGTCACAACCGGGAAACATGGGCATTTATTTGCCCTCAATGAATAAAACTGATCTTTTTAAAACTGTTATTTTAGATGGAGCGCTGCCAAGGAAAACCTTCTCCATGGGAGAAGCAGAAGAAAAACGTTTCTATCTGGAATGTAGAAAGATAAAATAA
- a CDS encoding ABC transporter ATP-binding protein produces the protein MSENKIKHERPRRQGPMGGGPMGMKTEKAKDFKGTMKKLLAYMKPYRLSIIIVLIFAIGSAAFSIVGPKIMGNAVTKIYLGLVDKVSGTGKGIDFDYIGEKLLFLIGLYVISAIFSFIQGYVMAGVAQKVSYKLRKELSQKINRMPLKFFDKVTHGEVLSRVTNDIDTVSQTLNQSLSQIFSSFTILIGVLIMMLSISWLMTLASVLIIPLSVIFISLIVKRSQKYFKSQQEYLGHVNGHVEEVFSGHNIMKAFNGEKKAIEQFDSLNNTLFKSAWKSQFLSGMMFPIMGFIGNIGYVLVTILGGWLTIKNKIEVGDIVSFIQYVRTFQQPIGQAAQIANVLQSTAAAAERVFAFLEEEEEVEDVSKPADTANVKGGVEFKNVHFGYNPEKIIINDFSAKVKPGQRVAIVGPTGAGKTTMVKLLMRFYDLNGGDIFIDGININDFKRNDLRELFGMVLQDTWLFNGSIMENIRYGRLNATDEEVKEAAKAAHAHHFIKTLPEGYNMILNEEASNVSQGQKQLLTIARAILSDPKILILDEATSSVDTRTEVLIQKAMENLMKDRTSFIIAHRLSTIRDADLILVMKDGDIVEQGNHEELLAANGFYASLYNSQFETAEAS, from the coding sequence ATGAGTGAAAATAAAATAAAGCATGAAAGACCCAGAAGACAAGGCCCTATGGGTGGTGGTCCAATGGGAATGAAAACAGAAAAGGCCAAGGACTTTAAAGGCACAATGAAAAAATTGCTTGCCTACATGAAGCCATACAGACTGTCTATCATAATAGTACTTATATTTGCTATTGGCAGTGCCGCATTTTCCATTGTTGGACCAAAGATAATGGGAAATGCTGTTACAAAGATTTATCTTGGTTTGGTGGATAAAGTCAGTGGTACAGGTAAGGGGATTGACTTTGATTATATTGGGGAAAAGTTATTATTTCTAATAGGATTGTATGTAATAAGTGCCATATTCTCATTCATACAGGGTTATGTAATGGCGGGAGTTGCACAAAAGGTTTCATACAAGCTGAGAAAAGAGCTTTCTCAGAAAATAAATCGTATGCCGTTGAAGTTCTTCGATAAGGTTACCCATGGAGAGGTTTTATCAAGGGTTACAAATGATATTGATACCGTCAGCCAGACCTTGAACCAAAGCTTATCACAGATATTTTCTTCTTTTACAATACTTATCGGTGTATTGATAATGATGCTGTCAATAAGCTGGCTTATGACTTTGGCCTCAGTGCTTATCATACCGCTGTCAGTTATATTTATATCGCTGATAGTTAAAAGGTCACAGAAGTATTTTAAATCCCAGCAGGAATATCTGGGTCATGTTAACGGCCACGTTGAAGAAGTATTCAGTGGACACAACATAATGAAAGCCTTTAACGGTGAGAAAAAAGCAATTGAACAGTTTGACAGTCTGAATAATACACTGTTTAAGTCAGCCTGGAAATCACAGTTCCTTTCCGGTATGATGTTCCCGATAATGGGTTTCATAGGAAATATCGGATACGTTTTAGTAACAATCCTTGGTGGTTGGCTGACAATCAAGAACAAAATCGAAGTAGGAGATATAGTTTCATTTATACAATATGTACGTACTTTCCAGCAGCCCATAGGTCAGGCAGCACAGATTGCAAACGTGCTTCAGTCAACAGCAGCTGCTGCGGAAAGAGTTTTTGCATTCCTTGAAGAAGAGGAAGAAGTCGAGGATGTTTCAAAACCAGCAGATACTGCAAATGTTAAAGGCGGAGTTGAATTTAAAAATGTTCATTTTGGGTACAATCCTGAAAAAATCATAATTAATGACTTCTCGGCCAAGGTAAAACCGGGCCAGAGAGTTGCTATAGTTGGTCCTACCGGAGCAGGTAAGACTACAATGGTTAAGCTGCTAATGCGTTTTTATGATTTAAACGGCGGTGACATATTCATTGATGGTATTAATATTAATGATTTCAAACGAAATGATTTGCGTGAATTGTTTGGAATGGTTCTTCAGGACACTTGGTTGTTTAATGGAAGTATTATGGAAAATATTCGTTACGGAAGATTGAATGCAACTGATGAAGAGGTTAAGGAAGCTGCCAAAGCAGCACATGCACACCACTTTATTAAGACCCTTCCGGAAGGCTACAACATGATTTTAAATGAAGAGGCCAGCAATGTATCACAAGGTCAGAAACAGCTCCTTACAATAGCCAGAGCTATTTTGTCAGACCCTAAGATTCTTATTCTGGATGAAGCAACCAGCTCCGTTGATACTCGTACTGAAGTACTGATACAAAAGGCTATGGAAAACCTCATGAAGGACAGAACAAGCTTTATCATTGCTCACAGATTGTCTACAATCAGAGATGCGGATTTGATTCTGGTTATGAAGGACGGAGATATCGTAGAGCAGGGTAACCATGAGGAACTCCTTGCAGCAAACGGATTCTATGCTTCCTTGTACAACAGCCAGTTTGAAACTGCTGAAGCATCATAA
- a CDS encoding ABC transporter ATP-binding protein, with amino-acid sequence MGKLMRHLKPHIISIIGIVLFLLVQAYCDLSLPDYMSDIVNVGIQQGGIKNAVPDIIRKTEMDKITFFMNDNDKKTVLDNYTLIEKGKASQADMDKYLKRYPEIKNNDVYKLNTSDSEVIDKINTAVGKPMLFVGAIEGSIKMSDNSSENKSNTAGNSEMEKLFANVPKGTDPFTVITKLPKEQLQGMMKSVNDKFESMPDSIITQGAVKYVQTEYKDLGRDTGNLQSNYILIAGLKMLLISLISMCATVTVGLMAARVSAGVGRSMRKNVFENVVGFSNAEFDKFSTSSLITRSTNDIQQVQIFLVMFLRMVFYAPILGIGGVLKVLQTDTSMTWVIGVGVLAIMALVGVLFAVAMPKFRSMQKLVDKLNLVTRESLTGMLVIRAFGTQKTEEEKFEQANTNFTRTNLFVGRTMSAMFPVMMLLMNGVMILIVWVGAHQVDLGNMQVGNMMAFIQYAMQIIMAFLMISMVSIILPRASVSIARIGEVIDTKGSIKDPDVSKDFVNGMKGTVEFKNVSFKYPGAEDDVISNVNFTAKPGQTTAFIGSTGSGKSTLINLIPRFYDVTGGQILINGVDIRDISQHDLRQKIGYVPQKGILFSGTIESNLKYGNESAGEEDIRTAAEIAQAMDFISEKEEGFKTDISQGGTNVSGGQKQRLSIARALVKKPEIFIFDDSFSALDFKTDAALRKALKEKTEGATVLVVAQRISTVMSADQILVLDEGQVVGIGTHRELMETCDVYKQIALSQLSKEELA; translated from the coding sequence ATGGGGAAATTAATGAGACATTTGAAACCTCATATAATATCAATTATTGGCATAGTTTTATTTTTACTTGTCCAGGCATATTGTGATTTATCTCTGCCGGACTATATGTCTGATATTGTTAATGTAGGTATTCAACAGGGAGGTATTAAAAATGCTGTACCTGATATAATCAGAAAAACTGAGATGGACAAAATAACTTTTTTTATGAATGATAATGATAAAAAAACTGTTTTGGACAATTATACTTTAATTGAAAAAGGTAAAGCATCTCAGGCTGATATGGATAAGTACTTAAAAAGGTATCCTGAAATTAAAAATAACGATGTATACAAGCTGAATACAAGCGACAGTGAGGTTATTGACAAGATAAATACTGCAGTCGGAAAGCCGATGCTGTTTGTAGGAGCTATCGAAGGTTCAATTAAAATGTCGGATAATTCATCGGAAAACAAAAGCAATACAGCCGGTAACAGTGAGATGGAGAAATTATTCGCCAATGTGCCTAAAGGAACCGATCCATTTACGGTTATTACTAAGCTCCCCAAAGAGCAGCTGCAAGGCATGATGAAATCAGTTAATGATAAATTTGAGAGTATGCCCGACAGTATAATCACACAGGGTGCAGTTAAATATGTGCAGACAGAGTACAAAGATCTCGGAAGGGATACCGGAAATCTTCAGTCCAATTATATACTGATAGCCGGTTTGAAGATGCTTCTTATATCTCTTATAAGTATGTGTGCTACTGTTACGGTTGGTCTGATGGCTGCAAGAGTTTCAGCCGGCGTGGGCAGAAGCATGAGAAAGAACGTATTCGAAAATGTAGTTGGATTCTCAAATGCCGAATTTGATAAATTCTCCACTTCTTCTCTTATTACAAGAAGTACCAACGACATACAGCAGGTACAGATTTTCCTGGTAATGTTCCTGAGGATGGTATTCTATGCTCCAATCCTTGGTATAGGCGGTGTATTAAAGGTATTACAAACAGATACATCAATGACATGGGTTATTGGAGTGGGCGTTTTAGCTATAATGGCTTTAGTAGGGGTATTATTCGCTGTAGCAATGCCGAAATTCAGAAGTATGCAGAAACTTGTTGACAAGCTTAACCTTGTAACACGTGAATCCTTAACAGGTATGCTTGTAATCCGAGCTTTTGGTACTCAGAAAACAGAAGAAGAAAAATTCGAACAGGCAAATACCAATTTTACAAGAACAAATCTATTTGTTGGAAGAACCATGTCAGCTATGTTCCCTGTAATGATGCTTCTAATGAATGGTGTTATGATATTGATAGTATGGGTAGGTGCACATCAGGTAGACTTGGGAAATATGCAGGTCGGTAATATGATGGCATTTATACAATATGCTATGCAGATTATTATGGCATTCCTTATGATTTCAATGGTTTCCATAATTTTACCACGCGCATCAGTTTCAATAGCACGTATAGGTGAAGTTATTGATACAAAAGGTTCAATTAAAGACCCTGATGTATCCAAAGATTTTGTGAACGGAATGAAGGGTACTGTGGAATTTAAAAATGTTTCATTTAAATACCCCGGTGCAGAGGATGATGTTATATCCAATGTAAACTTTACGGCAAAACCCGGCCAGACTACTGCATTTATAGGGAGTACGGGAAGCGGAAAATCAACTCTTATTAATCTGATACCTAGATTTTATGATGTTACTGGAGGACAGATTCTTATTAATGGAGTTGATATAAGAGATATTTCTCAACATGATTTAAGGCAAAAAATAGGGTATGTTCCGCAAAAAGGTATTCTGTTCTCAGGTACAATTGAAAGCAACCTTAAATACGGTAATGAGTCAGCAGGTGAGGAAGATATAAGAACTGCCGCGGAGATAGCACAGGCTATGGACTTTATAAGTGAGAAGGAAGAGGGCTTTAAGACTGATATTTCACAAGGCGGTACCAACGTGTCCGGTGGACAGAAACAAAGGCTTTCGATAGCCCGTGCTCTTGTTAAAAAACCAGAAATATTTATATTTGATGATAGCTTTTCTGCATTGGACTTTAAAACAGATGCAGCATTAAGAAAGGCACTTAAAGAAAAGACAGAGGGTGCAACAGTACTTGTAGTAGCACAGAGAATAAGCACCGTAATGTCTGCAGACCAGATACTTGTTCTGGATGAAGGCCAGGTTGTGGGAATAGGAACTCATAGGGAGCTAATGGAAACCTGTGATGTTTATAAACAGATTGCCTTATCTCAGTTATCAAAGGAGGAATTGGCATGA
- a CDS encoding MarR family transcriptional regulator has protein sequence MLPEEEINSISDDLFLLVLHLSGRIFNPSTMFKGLPIPPSHTKVLFRLAKLGPCPVSQLANDLIISRPNMTPIIDKLIAEGYADRYDDPNDRRVIMVKLTEKACTLLRDIEHKAKSLFVEKLSSLDDNDLINLKNLVPELNNIVLKIK, from the coding sequence ATGTTACCCGAAGAAGAAATTAATAGTATATCTGATGATTTGTTTTTGCTTGTACTTCATTTAAGCGGCAGAATATTTAACCCGTCAACTATGTTCAAAGGACTGCCTATTCCGCCGTCCCATACGAAAGTACTGTTCAGGCTGGCAAAACTCGGCCCCTGTCCGGTATCGCAGCTGGCGAATGACTTGATAATTTCAAGGCCTAATATGACACCGATTATTGACAAGCTTATTGCCGAAGGTTATGCGGACAGATATGACGATCCCAATGATAGAAGGGTAATAATGGTTAAATTGACTGAAAAAGCATGTACTTTATTGCGCGACATTGAACATAAAGCCAAAAGTTTATTTGTAGAAAAGTTGTCGAGTCTGGATGATAATGATTTGATAAATCTAAAAAATCTTGTACCTGAATTAAATAATATTGTTTTGAAAATTAAATAG
- the serA gene encoding phosphoglycerate dehydrogenase, protein MKIIVTERIAEDGINYLLENGHEVDTKYGISHEELLKIIENYDAIIVRSVTKVNEELLQKAGKLKVAGRAGNGIDNIEVPACTKRGIIVVNTPESNIMAAAELAIGQAFAIFRNIPQAHWAGKAQKDFRRSSFNGNELDEKTAGVIGLGRIGSIVATKLKGCNMKVVAYDPYITDEKFKKLGVERCETLEDLLKQSDLITLHTPKTTETYGIIGEEQLKLCKKGVRIVNAARGGLVNEDALYNAIREGHVAAAALDVLNPEPNYDKKPEDQDFQNKLFELDNVIITPHLGASTAEANYNVGTAVSKLVSDALKGEMVAAVNMPPMKNKDLNEMRPYLDLAEILGKIYYQAEKETVNKIEIVYSGELAEQETKILSLSVLKGFLEIVIKEKVNYVNAEFIAKNMGISLIESKSSQLEKYTNLITIKFFTKSQALSVSGTVFAKEEIRVVDFFGYKLDFEPTPYVLAIQNVDVPGIIGQIGTILGASDINIAAMQWSRNHKGEKAVAFVSVDCEVPANVLELIKKINGVLKVTLLKF, encoded by the coding sequence ATGAAAATAATTGTCACAGAACGAATCGCAGAAGACGGCATTAACTATCTTCTGGAGAATGGACATGAAGTAGATACAAAGTACGGAATATCCCACGAAGAATTACTTAAGATTATAGAGAATTACGATGCAATAATAGTAAGAAGTGTTACTAAAGTAAATGAAGAGCTTTTGCAAAAGGCCGGCAAATTGAAGGTTGCAGGACGTGCAGGAAACGGTATCGACAATATTGAAGTGCCTGCTTGTACCAAGAGAGGTATCATTGTTGTCAATACCCCTGAAAGTAACATTATGGCTGCTGCTGAGCTGGCAATCGGGCAAGCATTTGCCATATTCAGAAACATACCTCAGGCACACTGGGCAGGTAAAGCTCAAAAGGATTTCAGAAGAAGCAGCTTCAATGGAAACGAGCTTGATGAAAAGACAGCCGGTGTAATCGGTTTGGGCAGAATAGGCTCCATAGTAGCTACAAAACTCAAGGGATGCAATATGAAGGTAGTTGCATACGACCCGTATATAACTGATGAAAAGTTCAAAAAGCTTGGTGTAGAAAGATGTGAAACTCTTGAAGACCTGTTGAAACAGAGCGATCTGATAACTCTGCATACTCCTAAGACAACAGAAACATATGGAATTATAGGTGAGGAGCAATTAAAGCTTTGTAAAAAAGGTGTAAGAATAGTAAATGCCGCAAGAGGCGGTTTGGTTAATGAAGACGCTTTATATAACGCAATCAGAGAAGGGCATGTGGCAGCTGCTGCACTGGACGTTCTTAACCCTGAACCAAACTATGACAAAAAGCCTGAAGATCAGGATTTTCAAAACAAGCTTTTTGAACTTGACAATGTAATAATCACTCCTCACCTTGGAGCCTCAACGGCTGAAGCAAACTACAATGTAGGTACTGCCGTTTCAAAGCTTGTTTCAGATGCGTTAAAAGGTGAAATGGTTGCAGCAGTTAATATGCCTCCTATGAAAAACAAGGATTTGAATGAGATGAGGCCTTATCTTGATTTAGCTGAAATACTAGGTAAAATATATTACCAGGCTGAAAAGGAAACAGTTAACAAGATCGAAATAGTTTACAGCGGAGAACTTGCAGAGCAGGAAACAAAGATACTGTCACTCTCAGTTTTAAAAGGCTTCCTTGAAATAGTAATTAAAGAAAAGGTAAACTATGTAAATGCTGAGTTCATTGCAAAGAACATGGGAATATCACTTATAGAAAGTAAAAGCTCACAGCTTGAAAAATACACTAATCTGATTACTATAAAATTCTTTACAAAGAGCCAAGCCCTATCAGTTTCCGGTACTGTTTTTGCAAAAGAAGAAATACGTGTTGTTGATTTCTTCGGTTACAAACTTGACTTTGAACCGACTCCTTATGTTTTGGCAATTCAGAATGTAGACGTTCCGGGTATTATTGGTCAGATAGGAACAATACTTGGTGCAAGCGATATCAACATTGCTGCAATGCAGTGGAGCAGAAACCACAAGGGGGAAAAAGCGGTTGCATTTGTAAGCGTTGATTGCGAAGTTCCGGCAAATGTCCTTGAACTTATTAAAAAGATTAACGGTGTATTGAAGGTAACATTGCTTAAATTCTGA
- a CDS encoding tetratricopeptide repeat protein: MDRAPKLSLYFYNKALNIYLKKSLEVDFIDLLLNIAVTLDSLGKQRDAVKTYKKVLEINPHEARAYYGLAIIYDDRKEFDKAIEMYKTAIEINPDYSKAYFFLANSCDESGRKDEAAEYYEKAAELEPYHFWAYNNLAAVYEEMGKYDKALIAIRKGLELEPNHFKALFNAGVIMNRLGYTQKAIAYYNTSIEKNPRYPYSYLNLSLIYMEENDIGKAIEVISNGIRYNSDASFLYYNRACFYVHTGNLSLALNDLITATDLSSELEEYMKTDNEIDPLREMELYKKRFAYV; encoded by the coding sequence ATGGATAGGGCTCCAAAACTCTCCCTTTATTTTTATAACAAAGCTCTTAATATTTATTTAAAAAAAAGTTTGGAAGTTGACTTTATAGATTTATTGCTGAATATTGCCGTTACTCTTGATTCCCTTGGAAAACAGCGGGATGCGGTTAAAACATACAAAAAAGTTTTGGAAATAAATCCACATGAAGCCAGAGCATATTACGGTCTGGCAATAATCTATGATGACAGGAAGGAATTCGACAAAGCCATAGAAATGTACAAAACGGCTATTGAGATAAATCCTGACTACTCAAAAGCATATTTTTTTCTCGCCAATTCATGTGATGAGAGCGGGCGAAAAGATGAAGCAGCTGAGTACTACGAAAAGGCAGCAGAGCTTGAACCGTATCACTTCTGGGCATATAACAACCTTGCTGCCGTGTATGAAGAAATGGGGAAATATGACAAAGCCCTGATTGCTATAAGAAAAGGCTTGGAACTGGAACCCAACCATTTTAAGGCGCTTTTTAATGCCGGGGTAATTATGAATAGGCTTGGATATACCCAGAAGGCTATAGCGTATTATAACACGTCTATAGAAAAGAACCCCAGATATCCTTATAGCTATCTGAATCTTTCTCTTATATATATGGAGGAAAACGACATAGGTAAAGCTATAGAGGTTATTTCAAATGGGATAAGATATAACTCTGATGCTTCTTTTTTGTACTATAACAGAGCTTGTTTTTACGTTCATACAGGTAATCTGAGTCTTGCCTTAAACGATTTAATTACCGCAACAGATTTAAGCAGTGAGTTGGAAGAATACATGAAAACCGATAACGAAATAGATCCTTTAAGAGAAATGGAATTATATAAAAAAAGATTCGCATATGTTTAA
- a CDS encoding CooT family nickel-binding protein encodes MCEANVYLVDKNGKETLVLDSVDKVIPDKDEIILENIYNERKTVRARIKEMELVEHRIILESID; translated from the coding sequence GTGTGCGAGGCTAATGTATATCTTGTAGATAAGAACGGTAAGGAGACTCTTGTTCTTGATTCGGTAGACAAGGTTATTCCTGATAAAGATGAAATAATATTAGAAAATATTTATAACGAAAGAAAAACAGTAAGAGCAAGAATAAAAGAAATGGAACTTGTTGAACATAGAATTATTTTGGAAAGTATAGATTAA